The following are encoded in a window of Oreochromis aureus strain Israel breed Guangdong linkage group 10, ZZ_aureus, whole genome shotgun sequence genomic DNA:
- the LOC116335734 gene encoding complement C1q subcomponent subunit B-like gives MEIVVFFSLFLLVCSVSTNQTEADNEIVEQQISNQQPCPQDLHAVLRELTVSVAVQKEQIANLQKENQDHLTKLKELDRHETELDRQKTEIDQLKQQLQDKQVAFSTSLLDKSTGNIGPFNIDTTLIFKQVFINIGNAYNKHTGIFTAPVRGAYHFECHVYGRADIMTRVALFKNGERIFIILELQPSHFWTSSNGASLLLEAGDHIFLRLSADARVRDSEGHHTTFSGHLLFTM, from the exons ATGGAGATCGTGGTGTTTTTCTCGCTGTTTCTTCTGGTCTGCTCTGTTTCCACAAATCAGACAGAGGCAGATAATGAAATTGTTGagcagcagatttcaaaccAACAACCCTGTCCACAGGACCTCCATGCTGTGCTCAGAGAGCTGACCGTCTCAGTGGCTGTACAGAAAGAACAGATCGCGAACCTACAGAAAGAGAATCAAG ATCATTTAACAAAGCTGAAAGAGCTGGACAGACACGAGACTGAGCTGGACAGGCAGAAAACTGAGATTGACCAGTTGAAGCAACAGTTACAAG ataAACAAGTGGCTTTCTCGACTTCTTTGTTGGATAAAAGCACTGGAAACATTGGACCCTTTAACATAGATACTACTCTGATATTTAAACAGGTTTTCATAAACATTGGAAATGCctacaacaaacacacag GTATTTTCACTGCACCAGTGAGAGGAGCCTACCACTTTGAGTGCCATGTATATGGACGTGCAGACATTATGACTCGGGTTGCGTTGTTCAAGAATGGCGAGCGAATTTTTATTATACTTGAACTTCAGCCATCCCATTTTTGGACTTCCTCTAATGGAGCCTCACTGCTTCTAGAAGCTGGAGATCACATTTTTTTACGTCTTTCTGCTGATGCAAGGGTACGTGACAGTGAAGGTCACCACACCACCTTCAGTGGTCACCTGCTTTTCACCATGTGA